The Falco peregrinus isolate bFalPer1 chromosome 1, bFalPer1.pri, whole genome shotgun sequence genome has a window encoding:
- the SLC39A13 gene encoding zinc transporter ZIP13, whose amino-acid sequence MTKQKLLLDGTLSLFLIVACEAQQLPRSHVAASSGPLCEKEPESWGSLFSSERLDAWVCSLIGSLMVGLSGVFPLLVIPFETGAALRSEAGSRRLKQLLSFAIGGLLGNVFLHLLPEAWAYTCSATTGEGQSFQQQKLLGLWVIIGFLTFLVLEKIFLEKEEECPRVGCDAKAPAGKIPNGSGYPLRKVAGQSQKAGTNSTQCNGSSLHSCPTDNRIKISGYLNLLANTIDNFTHGLAVAASFLVSRKVGFLTTMAILLHEIPHEVGDFAILLRAGFDRWSAAKMQLSTALGGILGACFAICAQSPKGAGETVAWILPFTSGGFLYIALVNVVPDLLEEKNPWNSLQQILLLCTGITVMVLLSLTTE is encoded by the exons atgacaaaacaaaagcttctgCTTGATGGGACGCTTTCCTTGTTTCTGATCGTGGCCTGTGAGGCTCAGCAGCTCCCGAGGAGTCATGTCGCTGCTAGCTCTGGTCCTCTGTGCGAGAAGGAGCCCGAGTCCTGGGGAAGCCTTTTCAGCAGCGAGCGGCTGGATGCCTGGGTCTGTTCCCTCATCGGTTCGCTCATGGTGGGGCTGAGTGGGGTCTTCCCCTTGCTGGTGATCCCATTTGAGACGGGAGCCGCTCTGCGATCAGAAG ctggatCACGCCGTTTGAAGCAGTTGCTGAGTTTTGCAATTGGTGGACTGCTGGGGAACGTGTTCCTGCACCTGCTTCCCGAAGCCTGGGCCTACACATGCAGCGCAACAACAG GAGAAGGGcagagctttcagcagcagaagcttCTGGGCCTCTGGGTGATCATTGGTTTCCTGACCTTCCTGGTGCTAGAGAAGATCTTcctggagaaagaggaggagtgCCCCAGGGTG GGCTGTGATGCCAAAGCACCAGCTGGAAAGATTCCCAATGGAAGTGGCTATCCCCTGCGGAAGGTGGCAGGCCAGTCCCAAAAAGCAGGAACAAATTCAACTCAGTGTAATGGCTCTTCTCTCCACTCTTGTCCAACAGACAACAGAATCAAG ATTAGCGGATACCTCAATCTGCTGGCCAACACCATTGATAACTTCACGCACGGCCTGGCAGTAGCAGCCAGCTTCCTGGTTAGCAGAAAG GTTGGTTTCCTAACCACAATGGCCATTCTCCTGCACGAAATCCCACATGAG GTTGGAGACTTTGCAATCCTACTTCGGGCTGGCTTTGACCGCTGGAGTGCGGCCAAGATGCAGCTTTCCACAGCTCTGGGGGGGATTCTAGGAGCCTGCTTTGCAATATGTGCTCAATCACCAAAAGGAGCAG gGGAAACAGTAGCCTGGATCCTCCCTTTCACTTCTGGAGGATTTCTGTATATTGCCTTGGTAAATGTTGTGCCTGATCTCCTGGAGGAAAAGAATCCTTG GAACTCCCTGCAGCAGATTCTGCTCCTGTGCACAGGCATTACAGTCATGGTGCTACTCTCGCTCACAACGGAGTGA